Part of the Bradyrhizobium sp. AZCC 1721 genome, CTGTGTCTTCCGGAAATATCCGGAAAGCAGAACACCCGTCTTCCCCCACTTCAATATGTAGCGCACAAGGGGCTTGCTTCAAGACCCCGGTCATCCCGTAGAACCGCCGACCGAAGCCACAACCTACGGGGGTCACGAAATGAGTGCATTTGCCGTCGACGTGCCGATCGCGCAGGGCCGGGTTGATCGCAGCCGCGGAAACGACCGGCGTTTGGCGATGAGCGAGCATGCGGTGGTCATCGTTGGCGGAGGCCCGACAGGGCTGGTGTTGGCCGGCGAGTTGGCGTTGGCTGATATCGACGTTGCCATCGTCGAGCGGCGCCCTGACCAGGAGCTCGTCGGCTCGCGCGCGGGCGGTCTGCACGCACGCACCATCGAGGTGCTCGATCAGCGCGGAATCGCCGATCGGTTTCTCTCGCAGGGACAGGTGGCCCAGGTCGCAGGCTTCGCCTTGATCCGTTTGGACATCAGCGACTTTCCCACCCGGCACAATTACGGGCTCGCACTGTGGCAAAATCATATCGAGCGCATCCTCGCCAGCTGGGTCGAGGAGCTGGCGGTGCCGATCTATCGCGGACGTGAGGTGACGGATTTCGCGCAAGACGACACTGGCGTCGACGTCGTGCTGTCCGATGGCCAATCATTGCGGGTGAAGTATCTCGTCGGCTGCGATGGCGGACGCAGTCTGATCCGCAAAGCGGCCGGCATCGACTTCCCTGGCTGGGATCCGACAACGAGCCACCTGATCGCCGAGGTTGAGATTGCCGGGGAGGCAGAATGGGGCATCCGCCACGACGCCCGCGGCCTTCATGGCCTGAGCAGGCTGGAGGATGGCGGGCCGGTGCGGGTCATGGTGACCGAGCAGCACCTGGGATCCACCAGCGAACCCACCTTGCGCGATCTCAGCGAAGCGCTCATCGCTGTCTTCGGGACCGACTACGGGATCCACAGTCCGACCTCGATCTCCAGATTCACCGACATGACCCGGCAGGCGGCGTCCTACCGCAAGGGACGCGTGCTGCTGGCTGGCGATGCCGCGCATGTGCACTATCCCGCGGGAGGACAGGGCCTCAACATCGGCGTGCAGGATGCCGTGAATCTGGGATGGAAGCTGGCGCAGGTGGTCAAGCAGACGTCACCGGAAAGCCTGCTGGATACCTATCACGCCGAGCGTCACCCGGTCGGTGCCCGCGTGCTGCGCAACACGATGGCGCAAGTCGCGCTGATGCGTCGCCCGGACGACCGCGTGAAGGCCTTGCAGGACACCATGTCCGAACTCCTCGGCATGGACGAGCCCCGCAAACGCTTCGCCGCGATGATGTCCGGTCTGGACATCCGTTACGACCTCGGCGAGGGACATCCGCTACTCGGACGCCGCATGCCTGATCTCGACCTGGTCACCGCCGACGGTCCGCTGCGAGTGTTCACTCTGCTGCACGGTGCCCGCCCCGTGCTGCTCGACCTCGGTCATCCCGACCGCATCGACATCACGCCGTGGGCGGACCGGGTCCAACTGATCAGCGCCGAATATGCTGGTGCGTGGGAGCTGCCGGCAATCGGCGTAGTTGCTGCGCCCACCGCCGTGTTGATCAGGCCAGACGGATATGTCGCCTGGGTGGGGGACCAAACTGAGTTCGGGCTCACTGAGGCGCTAACGACCTGGTTCGGACCACCTGCCGCAACGTAGCCGCAAGGGTTTTGCCGGGCCTCTCGCTGATCCGCGGGCTGGCCCGCCCATGTCCGCCCCTGAATCGAAAGCTGAGATCATCTGGTTCGCCCGCAACGTAGACTTGGGGCCAACAGCGGGCCTTATAGGCGCTATGGCGCTTGAGGGCGGCCTTAAGCTTCTATCGGGCCCTTGAAGTGAGATTGCTGATCCACACTCCGAGCAGCATGGCTGCTAGGAACGGCGGAACGAAAAACATGGGATAATAGTATGCATAGAAGACGCCGACACTCATCGCGTTGAGTGACCCTGGATAGATTTTCTCCGCGGCTATGACCCCTGCAATGACCGAAACGGCAAGTGATGACGTTGCGCCAGTCCATGAGCCGAACAATGCTCCGATGATCCAGCCCAATACCGCGCCGGGGATGGCGGCGAAGAAAAAGACGAGCCCCCAAACCCAAATGATCACTGCGTTAGTCAACTGAGGCGGTCCTGATAGAGTTTATCTGCCTTTATGAAGGCGAAGATCGCGCCCACCATCGTGGGTAATCCGAAGAATAGCCGCGATTAAAACCGTTGGGAGGAGCAGCACGAAACCGACAAGCACGAGTAGGATTTTCTTCATGAAGACAATTCTAGGTCGCGGACGTTAACAAACTATCCATTTGTTAACGGACACTCCGGCTTCAACTAGGACAACCGGGGATAAATACGGACAGCCCCCATGGCTCCTAGAAATGTAGGACCAATTCAAGACCAAGGAAGTTCGTTGGCTGGATGTCCGATTTGGGGGCACAAGCGAGCTCGGCCCTGCCCTATCCTATGTCCGTGTGACCCTCGAATGCGGACATCGCCGCCGACGGCGTTCGATTCCCCTTGTGCCAGGAAAAGCATCGCCATCTCGCTTGCGCAGGTTCGACAACTCCATTCGGATGAGAATGCACAGTCGCGTCGGGTAGGAACTGCGACTGAACGCAACTGCCGCGCTTGACAAAAAAATTTGTCAATGTACGTTACCGCCATGCTCGATATCGAAGTGATCAGCGATCCGGCGGTTGCAGTTGCTGCCCTTGACCCTATTCGAAGCGCGTTGTTGGCCGAACTTGCAGAGCCCGCGTCGGCGGCGATCCTGGCGACGCGCCTGGGACTGCCTCGTCAGAAGGTGAACTATCATTTGCGCGCGCTCGAAGCCTGCAGGTTGGTCGAGGTCGCGGACGAACGGCAGTGGGGCGGATTGACCGAGCGGCTATTGGTGTTATCGGCCAAGTCGTTCGTTGTTTCGCCAGAGGCGTTAGGCGCGGTCGCAGCCGATCCGAAGCGCAGCAAGGATCAGCTCGCGGCCAGCTATCTGATTGCACTCGGCGCCCGGATCGTTCGCGAGGTCGGCGATCTCTGGAAACGTGCGCGGAAAGCCGACAAGCAGCTTGCGACCTTGTCGATCGATACAGAGATTCGCTTCGCCTCCCCCGCCGCCCGCGCCGCGTTCACGCGCGAGCTGATACAAGCCATCACCGAGTTGGTCAGCCGCTACCACGATGCGAGCGCTTCGGGCGGCCGTAACCATCGATTGGTGATCGTGTCTCATCCCTTGCCTCAAACGTCTCACTGAAAGGACGGACCATGCCCGTAAAGAAGGAACCGTCTGGCCGTCGCAGCGTCGAAGCCAAGGTTGAGGTCCCCGGCACACCCGAAGAGGTGTGGCAGGCGATCGCGACAGGTCCCGGCATCTCGTCGTGGTTTGTGCCGACGACGTTGGACGAGAAAGTCGGCGGCAATACCAAATCGAGCTTTGGCCCGGGAATGGATTCCGAGGCTAAGATCACCGCTTGGGAGCCGGCCAAGCGTTTCGTCGCCGAAGC contains:
- a CDS encoding FAD-dependent monooxygenase, whose amino-acid sequence is MSEHAVVIVGGGPTGLVLAGELALADIDVAIVERRPDQELVGSRAGGLHARTIEVLDQRGIADRFLSQGQVAQVAGFALIRLDISDFPTRHNYGLALWQNHIERILASWVEELAVPIYRGREVTDFAQDDTGVDVVLSDGQSLRVKYLVGCDGGRSLIRKAAGIDFPGWDPTTSHLIAEVEIAGEAEWGIRHDARGLHGLSRLEDGGPVRVMVTEQHLGSTSEPTLRDLSEALIAVFGTDYGIHSPTSISRFTDMTRQAASYRKGRVLLAGDAAHVHYPAGGQGLNIGVQDAVNLGWKLAQVVKQTSPESLLDTYHAERHPVGARVLRNTMAQVALMRRPDDRVKALQDTMSELLGMDEPRKRFAAMMSGLDIRYDLGEGHPLLGRRMPDLDLVTADGPLRVFTLLHGARPVLLDLGHPDRIDITPWADRVQLISAEYAGAWELPAIGVVAAPTAVLIRPDGYVAWVGDQTEFGLTEALTTWFGPPAAT
- a CDS encoding helix-turn-helix domain-containing protein, which produces MYVTAMLDIEVISDPAVAVAALDPIRSALLAELAEPASAAILATRLGLPRQKVNYHLRALEACRLVEVADERQWGGLTERLLVLSAKSFVVSPEALGAVAADPKRSKDQLAASYLIALGARIVREVGDLWKRARKADKQLATLSIDTEIRFASPAARAAFTRELIQAITELVSRYHDASASGGRNHRLVIVSHPLPQTSH